In the genome of Microcoleus vaginatus PCC 9802, the window AATCGCACCTTTGAGATAAGGCGAGGCGGTCAATTTTTCCGTTGGGCGTTAGTGGCAGCGCATCTAATAGCACAAAAGCTGAAGGCACCATGTAATCTGGCAGTTTGTGCTTCAAGAATGAACGGAATTCGGAAATAAGTTCTGGGTGCTGATTTGTGAACCCAGAGTTAGGAACTAGGTAAGCGACTAGGCGTTGACTGCCTGGTTCATTTTCTTGAAGCAAAACAGCAGCGGTGGACACAGAAGAATGTTGAGAAAGTGCTGCCTCTATTTCTCCTAGTTCGATGCGGAAACCGCGAATTTTTACTTGGCAATCGCCACGACCCAGAAATTCTATATTACCATCCGGCAGGTAACAACCGAGATCGCCTGTTTTGAACAAAACTTTTTGATGAGAATTACCGAGAAAATCTAATTTTTCTTGCCCAAACGGGCTAGAAATGAATTTCTCCGAGGTTAAGTCGGGACGGTTTAAGTAGCCCTGTGCCAATCCATCGCCGCCGACGTAAATCTCGCCGGGAATTCCTATCGAAACGGGTTGCAAATTGCGATCGAGCAGATAAATTTGCGTGTTGGCGATCGGGCGACCGATTGGAACTTTCTCGACACAGTGAGTTGCATCGTACCACGTCACGTCCGCAGCTACTTCCGAAGAGCCATAAAGATTGATTAATACCCGCTGGGGCATCTGCTCTCGAAATTGCTGGCAAAGTTCCATCGGCAGAGTTTCTCCGCTGCAAATCCAATATTTTAATTGAGGCAAACGCCTGTCTAAATCAGGGAAAGAATCTAAGAGAGCGCGCAACAAAGAAGGAACCAGCACCAGTCGCGTTACATTTTGTTTTGATAAAGTCTGAATGAATTGGTTAATATCTTTGACGGCTCGATCGGGAATTATCACAGTTGGCAACCCATGCAACAAAGGAGCAAAGATTTCCCAAACCGAATCGACAAAATTTAAGGAGGTTTTTTGACAGCAAATATCTTGTTCGATAAAAGGGTAGGGGTTCCAAAAACAGCGATTGACTGTGCCTCGGTGGGTGCCGAGTACGCCTTTGGGAGTGCCAGTCGAGCCGGAAGTGTAGAGGACGTAAGCGAGGTTTTCAGCTTCCACTTTAACAGCGGGGTTGCGATCGCTCTCGCGGGAAATTTCCTGCCATTCGCCGTCGATACAGACGACTTTAGCGCTGTTTTGGGGGAGGGTTTCTAGGAGGTTTTTTTGAGTCAAAAGCACCGGAACTTTTGCGTCGGCCAGCATGAAGGATCGGCGTTCTTGGGGATAAGCAGGATCGAGAGGAACGTAAGCGGCACCGACTTTTAAAATGCCCAAAATGGCCGCCAGCATTTCCAGCGATCGCTCTAAGCAAATTCCCACCAAAACTTCGGGTTTTACACCTAGAGTTTGCAGGTAATGCGCGATTTGGTTGGCTTTGGCATTCAATTCGCGGTAAGTCAATTGTTCATTTTCGCAAATTGCAGCCACTGCATCTGGGGTTCGCTCTGTTTGCGCTGCAAATAATTCGTGAATTGAGGAATTTTTGGGGTAATCCGCTTGGGTGTCGTTCCACTGGACAAGTAATTGCTGGCGTTCGGCGGCGCTCAATAAAGGCAATTCTGACAGTTTCCGCTCAGGATTGGCAGTCATTCCCTGCAGTAAAGTTTGCAGGTGTCCGAGCATCCGTGCGATCGCACTGTCCTCAAAGCGGTTGCTATTGTAACCAATTTTGAGCGCCAACTCCTCACCCGGCACCACCGTCAGCGTTAGAGCATAGTTCGTCTTTTCAAAAGAAAGAACGCTTTCTATTTCCAGGTTTTGAACCCGCTTCTGCAAAGAAGACTCCAAGGGATAGTTCTCAAAAACTACCAGCGTGTCAAACAAAGGCAGCCTGCGCGGCACTTCGCTCCACCGCTGCACCTCTACCAAGGGGCTGTATTCGTACTGCCGCGCCTCTATTTGTCGATCCTGGAA includes:
- a CDS encoding non-ribosomal peptide synthetase, yielding MGKSNVEDFYPLSPMQQGMLFHTLYSPNSGVYFEQLTCTLRKLANPQAFKQAWQQVTDRHPILRTSFVWEGLKEPVQVVYRQVQLPWEECNWQGLAPAAQQQQLETFLKSDRERDFDMRQPPLMRMTLIKLAKDTYYFIWSHHHLLLDGWSNPTILTEVFDFYQAELNGEQLSLPRPRPYRDYIVWIQQQNLSEAESFWRQRLQGFTAPTPMPIERDFGASAGEESDREQQILLPVATTAALRSLARQQQLTLNTLVQGAWGLLLSRYSGEEDIIFGTVVSGRPPDLAGVESMVGLFVNTLPARVKIRPKDSLLSWLKQFQDRQIEARQYEYSPLVEVQRWSEVPRRLPLFDTLVVFENYPLESSLQKRVQNLEIESVLSFEKTNYALTLTVVPGEELALKIGYNSNRFEDSAIARMLGHLQTLLQGMTANPERKLSELPLLSAAERQQLLVQWNDTQADYPKNSSIHELFAAQTERTPDAVAAICENEQLTYRELNAKANQIAHYLQTLGVKPEVLVGICLERSLEMLAAILGILKVGAAYVPLDPAYPQERRSFMLADAKVPVLLTQKNLLETLPQNSAKVVCIDGEWQEISRESDRNPAVKVEAENLAYVLYTSGSTGTPKGVLGTHRGTVNRCFWNPYPFIEQDICCQKTSLNFVDSVWEIFAPLLHGLPTVIIPDRAVKDINQFIQTLSKQNVTRLVLVPSLLRALLDSFPDLDRRLPQLKYWICSGETLPMELCQQFREQMPQRVLINLYGSSEVAADVTWYDATHCVEKVPIGRPIANTQIYLLDRNLQPVSIGIPGEIYVGGDGLAQGYLNRPDLTSEKFISSPFGQEKLDFLGNSHQKVLFKTGDLGCYLPDGNIEFLGRGDCQVKIRGFRIELGEIEAALSQHSSVSTAAVLLQENEPGSQRLVAYLVPNSGFTNQHPELISEFRSFLKHKLPDYMVPSAFVLLDALPLTPNGKIDRLALSQRCDYVSDETAFTEPQTPTEKEIAEIWTALLGLEKVGTNQNFFDIGGHSLMATQLISRVRSCFGVELAMCDFFAAPTIENLAELIEEEILANADSNQIDELLDLLEKSEGESAQTVMLTE